One window from the genome of Malus domestica chromosome 01, GDT2T_hap1 encodes:
- the LOC114823896 gene encoding calcium-binding protein KIC-like, with the protein MENNGTTTRKSAAATEYQDLLPVMAEKLDVETFVSELCGGFRLLADPEWGLITSESLKKNSALLGMEGMSKEDAEGMVREGDLDGDGALSETEFCILMVRLSPGIMEDAETWLEKALDQESNKSSDQL; encoded by the coding sequence ATGGAAAACAATGGCACCACCACAAGGAAGTCCGCAGCAGCAACTGAATACCAAGACTTGCTGCCAGTCATGGCAGAGAAGCTGGACGTGGAGACTTTCGTGTCCGAACTATGTGGAGGTTTCCGGCTTCTGGCGGACCCCGAGTGGGGTTTGATCACGTCGGAGAGCCTGAAGAAGAATTCGGCGCTTCTCGGGATGGAGGGGATGAGCAAGGAGGATGCTGAAGGTATGGTTAGGGAAGGAGATCTTGATGGAGATGGTGCGCTCAGTGAGACTGAGTTTTGTATACTGATGGTGAGGCTTAGTCCTGGGATTATGGAAGATGCTGAGACATGGCTTGAAAAAGCACTTGATCAAGAATCCAACAAGTCATCTGATCAACTTTGA
- the LOC139194028 gene encoding serine/arginine-rich splicing factor RS31 isoform X1: MRPVFVGNFEYETRQSELDRLFSKYGRIERVDMKSGFAFVYFEDERDAEEAIHHLDNRPFGYDRRRLSVEWAKGERGRHHDGSKSLANQRPTKTLFVINFDPVHTKVRDIERHFEPYGKVLHVRIRRNFAFVQFDTQEEATKALQATHLSKILDRVVSVEYALRDDSERGDVERGDRYRDSPPRRGGYGRRGDSPYGRSPSPGYRRRPSPDYGRPRSPVYDRYNGPVYDRRRSPEYGRNESPEYGRYRSRSPIRRSRT, encoded by the exons ATGAGGCCAGTTTTCGTCGGCAACTTCGAGTACGAAACTCGGCAATCGGAGCTGGATCGGTTGTTCTCTAAATACGGGAGGATCGAGCGTGTCGATATGAAGTCTG GTTTTGCCTTTGTCTATTTTGAGGATGAGCGGGATGCTGAAGAAGCTATCCATCACCTTGATAATAGGCCATTTGGTTATGACAGGCGCAGGCTGTCTGTGGAATGGGCTAAG GGTGAACGTGGTCGCCATCATGATGGGTCTAAATCGCTGGCAAACCAGAGGCCCACTAAAACTTTGTTTGTTATCAACTTTGATCCTGTTCACACCAAGGTTCGTGATATTGAAAGACACTTTGAGCCTTATGGGAAGGTGCTTCATGTCAGAATTCGTCGGAACTTTGCATTTGTGCAGTTTGACACACAGGAAGAAGCTACCAAAGCTCTTCAGGCTACACATTTGAG CAAGATCCTAGACAGGGTTGTCTCTGTGGAGTACGCCCTGAGAGATGATAGTGAGAGAGGTGATGTCGAGCGAGGTGATCGATATCGCGATAGCCCTCCTAGAAGGGGCGGTTATGGTAGGCGTGGTGATAGTCCTTATGGGAGATCGCCAAGTCCTGGTTATCGTAGGCGCCCCAGTCCTGATTACGGTCGTCCCCGCAGCCCAGTTTATGACAGGTACAACGGTCCAGTGTATGACAGGCGCAGGAGTCCTGAATATGGAAGGAATGAGAGTCCTGAATACGGCAGATACCGCAG TCGCTCGCCTATCCGAAGATCAAGAACTTGA
- the LOC139194028 gene encoding serine/arginine-rich splicing factor RS31 isoform X2 has protein sequence MRLMYGRGKGCMQMLPLFFSVSDFFLSVSGFAFVYFEDERDAEEAIHHLDNRPFGYDRRRLSVEWAKGERGRHHDGSKSLANQRPTKTLFVINFDPVHTKVRDIERHFEPYGKVLHVRIRRNFAFVQFDTQEEATKALQATHLSKILDRVVSVEYALRDDSERGDVERGDRYRDSPPRRGGYGRRGDSPYGRSPSPGYRRRPSPDYGRPRSPVYDRYNGPVYDRRRSPEYGRNESPEYGRYRSRSPIRRSRT, from the exons ATGAGGCTGATGTATGGCAGGGGGAAAGGTTGTATGCAGATGCTACCTTTGTTCTTTTCTGTTTCTGATTTTTTCCTCTCTGTTTCAGGTTTTGCCTTTGTCTATTTTGAGGATGAGCGGGATGCTGAAGAAGCTATCCATCACCTTGATAATAGGCCATTTGGTTATGACAGGCGCAGGCTGTCTGTGGAATGGGCTAAG GGTGAACGTGGTCGCCATCATGATGGGTCTAAATCGCTGGCAAACCAGAGGCCCACTAAAACTTTGTTTGTTATCAACTTTGATCCTGTTCACACCAAGGTTCGTGATATTGAAAGACACTTTGAGCCTTATGGGAAGGTGCTTCATGTCAGAATTCGTCGGAACTTTGCATTTGTGCAGTTTGACACACAGGAAGAAGCTACCAAAGCTCTTCAGGCTACACATTTGAG CAAGATCCTAGACAGGGTTGTCTCTGTGGAGTACGCCCTGAGAGATGATAGTGAGAGAGGTGATGTCGAGCGAGGTGATCGATATCGCGATAGCCCTCCTAGAAGGGGCGGTTATGGTAGGCGTGGTGATAGTCCTTATGGGAGATCGCCAAGTCCTGGTTATCGTAGGCGCCCCAGTCCTGATTACGGTCGTCCCCGCAGCCCAGTTTATGACAGGTACAACGGTCCAGTGTATGACAGGCGCAGGAGTCCTGAATATGGAAGGAATGAGAGTCCTGAATACGGCAGATACCGCAG TCGCTCGCCTATCCGAAGATCAAGAACTTGA